Genomic DNA from Vibrio vulnificus CMCP6:
AAGCGGCGGCAGTGTTGGCTACGTTCATGGGGATTCATTCACTTGCCGACTACCTTAAACTCCAAGTGGTTTGGGTATATTGTTATTAAGTGTTGTTGACTTATTTGTAATAGTTTTCATTTATGATACTTGCTTTATATGTAAATTATCATCTTTGAAACAAGCTATTGTTGAGTAATTTGAAGTTGGTGACACTTTTGTTACGTGGTCGGATCTCGTTGCGCGAAAAATGTCCGTTTTAAACGCAAAAAGGGCAGTTTTCGCGTGTCAGCCCATCAGTGCCGGCCAACCTTGCTAAATGCTGTTTTCCCTGCGTAATACCCATTTGATAGCCTTGATGAAGTTTGCTTTGATTCATCGTTAACCGTTTCACCTTAAAACCTTCTTCTGGCGCAATCACTCGGATAGTGGCATCGGCTGGTGGGAAGCGAATAAACGCCAATGCCGCATTGTAATTTTGGGCTCGTTGACGCAGCGCTTTAGCGATAGCGGGTTGACGTGACAACAAGGTGTTGGTGAGCCAAGTGTGGCGACTTTCTGGCATCTCGTAGCTCAATGGGTGCGACAACACCACCGTTATGTCACGAGCGCCTTGGCGATACGCTTCTTTCACAGGAATGGAATCCGAGACCCCGCCATCGGTAAAACAACTGCCTGCAAAGCAAGGTGGTTGGCGATAAGCAATAGGCAAGGCGCAGCTCGCTTCCAATAATTGATTCACATTCTGCTTAGTTAGCTGTTGATAGTGTGGCAACCCTGTTGCTATGTCAGTGGTGGTGGCCAGCAAACGCGTGTTTGTAAAGAGACGTTCTGCCTCAATGGGGTAGCGACGCATGGATTCGTCAACCAACCATTTTACGTCCACCAAATCGCCCCCTTTGATAAAGCGTTTTGGGTTATAAAAACGCTGAGATGTGGCCAATTTAGTGATGACATTAAAACTACGCCCTTGAGCGTTCGCCAAATAGCCAACCAAATTGGATGCGCCTGCCGACACCCCAATAGCCAGATCAAAAGGTTGATAATTTTTCTGCAAAAATGCGTCCAATACGCCGCTGGCAAATACGCCGCGCATTGCGCCCCCTTCCACGACCAGTGCTTTCATCTCTCTTTACCGTTTAGATTCACTCTAGTCTGCAAGGCTAAAACAACCGGGCGGGATGTCGTAGTCGGTTGTGTTTATCGTTGAAATAGGAGGCGTCTATTAATGGCTGAGTGAATGGTGGGGCTTGGGCTTAGAGGCTTCGATTTGAGCGCTACGGACACTCTTGGTCATCGAGCATTTTCTCATAGCAACCATTGGCAATGAGCTTTTTCATACCGTCTTCATAGGCATCGAGCAGCGCTTTGCCACGCGGTGTTTTTTGAAACAACAGGAACATAGGCTCACTGAGAAGCGGCTTGGGATCCGTCATGATCACGCGTTCGTCATACCCCGTCACTTGGTTGATGAGTAAGCGTCCGACGCGTTTTTCCGCGGGCACGGCGTCAATTCTTCCCCGATGAAGTTTGTGGAAATTCTCTTTTTGATTGGAACTGATGAGAGGAAATACTTTGTGCTGTCGCAACAGCAACGTCGAGGAAAAACCTTCTACACCGCCAATACGGTAGTTAGCCAAATCAGAAATAGCACCCCAGCGAATGGGCATCGACTCACGGTAAAAAATCACCGTTTCTGCAAAGACGATTGGCGTAGGAGATTGGTAAAAAATCTGTCGGCGTGCTTGATTGCTATACCAAGGGAAAGTGGCGTCTGCTTTTTCATGCTCGACAAGTTTAGTGCTACGAACCCAAGGATGGTATGAGTAGCGCACTTCGTAACCTTGACTGGTGTAGATCTGGCTGATGATTTTCTCCAGTGTACCTTGATGCTCACTGGTATAAGGTGCCCATTCGCCAATCGCAAAATGGACGACGTCCGGCTGGTTAGGCGGCGCTGCGGCGACAACACCGTTAGCGGTCATAACGAACAGACAAAGTGACAAGATCGGTTTATGTATCAATGTGCTCTACTCGGTTTTATGTCGAACGAGGTGACCGTCGTTAAGCGTCGCTTTGACGAACGGGTTATTAGAGTGTAGCAAAGCGAACTGACTTGTCGTGACATTCGCCCTAGGTTGAAAGGCTAGGTTCTCACTTTGCTAAGTGGGTTGAACTCGCAGAAATGACATTGCTTGGTGCAAAACGCCGTGGTTGATCACAACAAATTAACAATTGATTTTTTCCCAACGAGCGACAAGTTAAAATAGCGCCATAAATCATTGAAGTTAATCGGTATGATCTGGAATTTTATTCTCAACCCGCAAGCTGGCGGAGGAAAAGCACTTCGCTTTTGGCAGCAACTCAAGCCTTTACTTTCTCAACACAATATCAAGCATCATTTCCATCAAACTCAATACCAAGGGCATGCCAAAGTTCTCAGCAAAGAGTTGGCAGAGCAAGGCGAACGCGCGTTTGTAGCGATCGGGGGAGATGGAAGCGTTAACGAACTGCTTCAAGGGATCTTTGAATCTGATTGCGATTTACAAGAATTTGTTCTTACCGTCGCGCCGCAAGGGACGGGCAATGATTGGGCGCGCTATCACCACATTCCCAAAAGTCCAAATGCGTGGCTTGAATTTCTTCAAGCAGCCAATGTGGTCGAACATGATGTGGGTGTGGTGGAGTATGGTGACGATTTTTTACAGCAGCATGTGTTCATCAATATGGCGGGTTGTGGGCTTGATTGCCACATATTGCAGCAAATGGGATGCGCGGGTGGTAAGTCACTGCGTTACTACTCTACGCTGCTGAGTTCTCTTTATGGTTATCAAGGTCGCACGTTGCACTTCAAACGTTTGGATGACTCTTCTTCGCAAGATGTTGCCAGAACGGTCCTACTCAGCATGTTTTGCATCGGCCGTTATGGTGGTGCCGGGATGGATTTTTC
This window encodes:
- a CDS encoding substrate-binding periplasmic protein: MTANGVVAAAPPNQPDVVHFAIGEWAPYTSEHQGTLEKIISQIYTSQGYEVRYSYHPWVRSTKLVEHEKADATFPWYSNQARRQIFYQSPTPIVFAETVIFYRESMPIRWGAISDLANYRIGGVEGFSSTLLLRQHKVFPLISSNQKENFHKLHRGRIDAVPAEKRVGRLLINQVTGYDERVIMTDPKPLLSEPMFLLFQKTPRGKALLDAYEDGMKKLIANGCYEKMLDDQECP
- a CDS encoding diacylglycerol/lipid kinase family protein, with product MIWNFILNPQAGGGKALRFWQQLKPLLSQHNIKHHFHQTQYQGHAKVLSKELAEQGERAFVAIGGDGSVNELLQGIFESDCDLQEFVLTVAPQGTGNDWARYHHIPKSPNAWLEFLQAANVVEHDVGVVEYGDDFLQQHVFINMAGCGLDCHILQQMGCAGGKSLRYYSTLLSSLYGYQGRTLHFKRLDDSSSQDVARTVLLSMFCIGRYGGAGMDFSPKAHHQSGVLHSVCVEDMPFLKRLFSLPYLLNGKIEQHSRVQAETMRALLVAGEDTALFQCDGELIGELPARLTLRPCAIRVLTRR
- a CDS encoding patatin-like phospholipase family protein, which produces MKALVVEGGAMRGVFASGVLDAFLQKNYQPFDLAIGVSAGASNLVGYLANAQGRSFNVITKLATSQRFYNPKRFIKGGDLVDVKWLVDESMRRYPIEAERLFTNTRLLATTTDIATGLPHYQQLTKQNVNQLLEASCALPIAYRQPPCFAGSCFTDGGVSDSIPVKEAYRQGARDITVVLSHPLSYEMPESRHTWLTNTLLSRQPAIAKALRQRAQNYNAALAFIRFPPADATIRVIAPEEGFKVKRLTMNQSKLHQGYQMGITQGKQHLARLAGTDGLTRENCPFCV